Proteins encoded within one genomic window of Manduca sexta isolate Smith_Timp_Sample1 chromosome 18, JHU_Msex_v1.0, whole genome shotgun sequence:
- the LOC115451480 gene encoding pyridoxal phosphate homeostasis protein: MSSESEVDVMYGLKNVLSQIEAAIARRSKDLPQITPRLVAVSKIKPAELIVQAYEAGQRDFGENYVNELAEKASNPMILEKCKDIKWHFIGHLQTNKISKLLGSPGLYLVQTVDSEKLANNLNKQWLKFRKEEEKLKVMVQINTSQEEAKNGIEPSECTNLVEHVLKNCPNLEFVGLMTIGIYDYDMSRGPNPDFLCLAKCRQEVCQNLNLDINNVELSMGMSGDFEHAIELGATTVRVGSTIFGARPPKNK, translated from the exons ATGTCGTCAGAAAGTGAAGTCGACGTAATGTATGGCCTAAAAAATGTACTCTCTCAAATCGAAGCCGCTATTGCCAGAAGGAGCAAA GATCTTCCACAAATTACTCCAAGACTGGTAGCGGTATCTAAGATTAAACCTGCAGAATTAATTGTTCAAGCATATGAAGCAGGTCAAAGAGATTTTGGGGAGAACTATGTCAATGAACTAGCAGAAAAAGCCAGCAATcctatgattttagaaaaatgtaaAGACATAAAATGGCATTTCATTGGCCAtttgcaaacaaataaaataagtaaattactaGGATCACCTGGTCTCTATTTGGTACAAACAGTTGATTCAGAAAAATTAGCAAACAACTTGAATAAGCAATGGTTGAAATTCAGGAAGGAAGAGGAGAAGTTGAAGGTGATGGTGCAGATTAATACCAGCCAAGAAGAag cTAAAAATGGAATAGAACCTTCTGAATGTACAAATCTTGTTGAACATGTTTTGAAGAATTGTCCAAATCTTGAATTTGTTGGCTTGATGACAATTGGAATTTATGATTATGATATGTCTAGAGGACCTAATCCAGACTTTTTGTGCTTGGCAAAATGCAGACAGGAAGTATGCCAGAATTTAAATCTAGACATAAATAATGTTGAACTATCAATGGGCATGTCTGGAGACTTTGAACATGCT aTTGAATTGGGAGCAACTACAGTGCGTGTCGGGAGCACTATTTTTGGTGCGAGACCACCAAAAAATAAGTAG